A region of uncultured Anaeromusa sp. DNA encodes the following proteins:
- a CDS encoding PilZ domain-containing protein codes for MSENEQEQIPEKLLQPNQRLEIMLMNGSTEVYQSRIEEVHKAELIVAMPMSKGYPVLLYEGSKFTGNLLFPGGKYVFTSFFLGKALNPLPVWKIALPQNVRKMQQRSFVRVAARISVHLTYVEKKGELSQEEQIDHSWHLDSKDISGGGVSVIAKHALKCGQIVQLSMQVPGDEEIELIETLGTVVRCERPTDDSIFFWIGVRFESIQERDRQKIVRYVFKKQLEHRQKGLR; via the coding sequence ATGAGTGAAAACGAGCAGGAACAGATACCGGAAAAGCTGTTGCAGCCAAACCAGCGCTTAGAAATTATGCTGATGAACGGCTCGACGGAAGTGTATCAAAGCAGAATAGAAGAAGTGCATAAGGCGGAGCTGATTGTAGCTATGCCCATGAGTAAAGGGTATCCTGTTTTGTTGTATGAAGGCAGTAAGTTTACCGGTAACTTGCTATTCCCAGGCGGGAAATACGTTTTTACCAGCTTCTTTTTGGGGAAAGCGTTGAATCCGCTGCCTGTATGGAAAATAGCATTGCCGCAGAATGTTCGCAAGATGCAACAGCGTTCTTTTGTCAGAGTGGCGGCGCGAATTTCCGTACATCTTACTTACGTTGAAAAAAAAGGAGAGCTATCTCAAGAGGAACAAATTGACCATAGTTGGCATTTGGACTCAAAAGATATCAGCGGAGGCGGCGTGAGCGTAATTGCTAAACACGCCTTAAAATGCGGTCAGATTGTACAGTTAAGCATGCAAGTTCCCGGAGATGAGGAAATTGAATTAATCGAAACATTAGGGACTGTTGTGCGTTGTGAGAGACCAACAGATGATTCGATCTTTTTTTGGATTGGAGTTCGTTTTGAGTCGATTCAAGAGAGAGACAGACAAAAAATAGTTCGTTATGTTTTCAAAAAGCAATTGGAACATCGGCAAAAAGGACTCCGGTGA
- a CDS encoding chemotaxis response regulator protein-glutamate methylesterase, with the protein MIRILIVDDSAFMRKLLSDLFTGEKDFLVVDTARNGKEAVEKTKLLRPDLVTLDVEMPIMDGLEALRLIMQETPTPVMMVSSLTKAGADATMRALDLGAVDFIAKTNGPISSIQDIRQEILAKAREAVRVNVRQLARPQATPVVPRSVLPFGGGAQGIDKIIAIGTSTGGPRALQEIITRLPKNLPCGVLIVQHMPPGFTRSLAERLNSLSDVQVKEAEPNEPIRPGWVYIAPGDHHMRVERNGAQKILRLSQDPLVGGHRPAVDPMFDSVAQAYGKQTVAVLLTGMGHDGAQGMKKIKANHGFTIAEDQSTSVVFGMPKSAIELGVVDRVVPLQSVAAEIIKAVSL; encoded by the coding sequence ATGATTCGAATATTGATTGTTGATGATTCTGCATTTATGCGTAAGCTATTGAGCGATTTATTTACTGGCGAAAAAGATTTTCTTGTAGTCGATACAGCGCGAAATGGTAAAGAAGCAGTGGAGAAGACGAAGCTGTTGCGGCCGGACTTGGTGACCTTGGATGTGGAAATGCCAATTATGGATGGCTTGGAAGCACTGAGGCTGATTATGCAAGAAACGCCGACGCCTGTAATGATGGTAAGCAGCTTAACCAAAGCTGGTGCGGATGCGACTATGCGTGCGCTGGATTTGGGCGCGGTTGATTTTATTGCGAAAACAAATGGTCCTATTTCGAGCATTCAAGATATTCGCCAGGAAATTTTGGCTAAGGCCAGAGAAGCCGTGAGGGTGAACGTGCGCCAGCTGGCTCGTCCGCAAGCAACGCCGGTGGTGCCACGAAGTGTGCTTCCTTTCGGAGGGGGTGCTCAGGGAATTGATAAAATTATTGCGATTGGAACATCGACAGGCGGACCGAGGGCATTGCAGGAGATCATTACCAGACTACCTAAAAATCTTCCTTGTGGCGTGCTCATCGTGCAGCATATGCCTCCGGGATTTACTAGATCATTGGCAGAGCGTCTGAATTCTTTGTCCGACGTGCAGGTGAAGGAGGCGGAACCAAACGAACCGATTCGTCCTGGGTGGGTGTATATTGCTCCTGGCGATCATCATATGCGGGTGGAACGAAATGGGGCGCAAAAAATATTGCGGTTAAGCCAGGATCCGCTTGTTGGCGGGCATCGGCCGGCGGTTGATCCGATGTTTGACTCAGTGGCACAGGCGTACGGAAAGCAAACGGTGGCTGTTTTGTTGACTGGTATGGGCCATGATGGGGCGCAAGGAATGAAAAAAATCAAAGCAAACCATGGATTTACAATTGCAGAAGATCAATCGACCTCGGTGGTGTTTGGTATGCCGAAATCAGCGATTGAGCTTGGCGTTGTAGATCGGGTAGTGCCATTGCAATCGGTTGCGGCTGAAATTATAAAAGCGGTTAGTTTATAA
- a CDS encoding chemotaxis protein CheA, protein MDINQYMGMFLEESREHLQALNQCLLDLENDPSNLSVLDEIFRSAHTLKGMSATMGFTTIAELTHEMENVLDLMRKEKLAASHELIDTIFRCVDTLEQLVENVAAGSNETIDIQPLLQTLSSIAKGEAPVATAPKETAKAPAPAQKAVAQEAVPENGQEQYLFALNEAEENVIIEARSQGVQAYQIEVQLSETCLLKSARAYMSMSALDELGDVLRSIPTVDELEKENFDRSFQVLLLSDVETVKVEQALMSISEVEKVTVLAIDLVEKTSKTPGAETVAAVPADIAPGVTPAAETAKKAVEPAKAAAQGEKKNNRGSQSVRVDIDKLDSLLNLVGELVINKTRLEQIGITHRLTDLVETIEQMDRVTTDLQNVVMKVRMVPVGQVFNRFPRMVRDLSRELNKEINLIIQGEETELDRTVIDEIGDPLVHLLRNSIDHGIEHPDERVAKGKNPVGEVRLIASHEGNNVVILVEDDGKGINAEVIKQKALEKGLITQAEADKMDANEAVRLVFLPGFSTAEVVTDVSGRGVGMDAVKNKIESLGGMVDVETKINEGSKFKIRLPLTLAIIQALLVEVAKEIYAIPLGSIDSTINLEPSDIKTIQNREVILLRGQIIPIIRLGDVLQIPRVASEDSGELFVVIVHLGEFRAGIIVDNLIGQQEIVIKSLGKLLAGIKVIAGATILGNGQVALILDIGSLVQS, encoded by the coding sequence ATGGATATTAATCAGTACATGGGAATGTTCCTGGAAGAATCACGCGAGCACCTGCAAGCACTCAATCAATGCCTGCTGGACTTGGAAAATGATCCGTCGAATTTGTCCGTTTTAGATGAGATTTTTCGCAGCGCTCATACGTTAAAGGGCATGTCGGCTACAATGGGTTTTACAACCATTGCTGAATTGACTCATGAAATGGAAAATGTGCTTGATTTAATGCGTAAGGAGAAGTTGGCGGCTTCGCACGAACTGATCGATACGATCTTCCGCTGTGTAGATACGCTGGAGCAACTTGTTGAAAATGTAGCTGCCGGTAGCAACGAAACTATCGATATTCAGCCGTTATTGCAAACACTTTCTTCTATTGCGAAAGGCGAGGCGCCTGTTGCTACGGCCCCGAAAGAAACCGCGAAAGCGCCAGCGCCAGCTCAAAAAGCTGTTGCACAAGAAGCAGTGCCGGAAAATGGACAAGAACAATATTTGTTTGCGTTGAATGAAGCCGAAGAAAATGTCATTATTGAGGCTCGTTCGCAAGGAGTGCAGGCTTACCAAATTGAAGTTCAGCTTAGCGAAACCTGCCTATTGAAGTCGGCACGCGCTTATATGTCCATGAGTGCTCTTGATGAGCTGGGTGACGTCTTGCGCAGCATTCCTACTGTGGACGAATTGGAAAAAGAAAACTTTGACCGTTCCTTCCAAGTATTACTGCTTAGCGATGTAGAAACAGTTAAAGTAGAACAAGCACTAATGAGCATTTCTGAAGTAGAAAAAGTAACGGTGCTGGCGATTGATTTAGTGGAAAAGACGTCTAAAACACCTGGTGCTGAAACGGTAGCGGCAGTTCCTGCTGACATTGCTCCCGGCGTAACGCCAGCAGCTGAGACCGCAAAAAAAGCGGTAGAACCAGCTAAAGCAGCAGCGCAGGGAGAAAAGAAAAACAATCGAGGCAGTCAGTCTGTACGCGTGGATATTGATAAGTTGGATTCGTTACTGAACTTAGTGGGCGAATTGGTTATCAATAAAACCAGGTTGGAGCAAATCGGCATTACGCATCGGCTGACGGATTTGGTGGAAACCATTGAACAAATGGACCGAGTTACGACGGACTTGCAAAATGTCGTTATGAAAGTTCGTATGGTTCCGGTGGGGCAGGTGTTTAATCGTTTTCCTCGCATGGTTCGCGATTTGTCGCGGGAGCTTAACAAAGAAATCAACTTAATTATTCAAGGGGAAGAGACCGAACTGGACCGCACGGTTATTGATGAAATCGGCGATCCGTTGGTCCATTTGTTGCGTAATTCCATTGACCATGGGATTGAACATCCAGATGAGCGTGTAGCTAAAGGCAAGAACCCGGTAGGGGAAGTTCGTCTCATTGCCAGCCATGAGGGCAACAATGTAGTGATTTTGGTAGAAGATGACGGTAAAGGCATTAATGCCGAGGTTATCAAGCAAAAGGCCCTAGAGAAAGGCCTGATTACGCAAGCGGAAGCCGATAAGATGGATGCGAACGAAGCCGTGCGCTTAGTCTTTCTTCCAGGATTTTCTACAGCCGAAGTGGTTACTGACGTTTCCGGACGCGGCGTAGGGATGGATGCCGTCAAAAACAAAATCGAGTCGCTGGGCGGCATGGTGGACGTGGAAACAAAGATCAATGAAGGCAGTAAATTTAAAATCCGGTTACCCTTGACGTTGGCTATTATTCAAGCCTTGCTTGTCGAGGTAGCTAAGGAGATTTATGCGATCCCGTTAGGTTCTATTGATAGTACCATTAATCTGGAGCCAAGCGATATCAAGACCATTCAAAATCGCGAAGTTATTTTATTGCGCGGTCAAATTATTCCCATCATCCGTTTAGGAGATGTTTTGCAGATTCCCCGGGTTGCAAGCGAGGATTCCGGCGAGCTGTTTGTAGTTATTGTGCATTTGGGTGAATTCCGGGCAGGGATCATTGTTGACAATCTTATTGGGCAACAAGAAATCGTAATTAAGTCTCTAGGTAAATTGTTAGCTGGAATCAAAGTTATTGCCGGTGCGACTATTTTGGGCAACGGTCAGGTTGCTTTGATTTTGGACATTGGATCCTTAGTGCAGTCTTGA
- a CDS encoding chemotaxis protein CheW: MNEALFSGEEMQLVVFKLGAENYAVSILQVQEIKRLTDITRVPQTPEYIKGVMNLRGSVMPVVDLTKRLNLPKQEYTDDTRIIIVKLDDIVVGMVVDAVLEVTALVKEQIERPDGMMGGVDAQFLDGVGKEEDRLLILLNLENTLGLGTEMKVG; the protein is encoded by the coding sequence ATGAATGAAGCATTATTTTCCGGTGAGGAAATGCAATTAGTTGTTTTTAAGCTAGGGGCCGAGAATTATGCCGTTAGCATACTGCAGGTACAGGAGATCAAACGTCTTACCGATATTACTCGTGTGCCGCAAACTCCGGAGTATATCAAAGGTGTCATGAATTTGCGGGGCAGTGTGATGCCTGTGGTCGACTTAACAAAACGTCTAAATTTGCCTAAACAAGAATATACGGATGATACGCGCATTATTATTGTTAAACTTGATGATATTGTAGTAGGGATGGTCGTGGATGCTGTCTTGGAAGTAACTGCGTTAGTGAAGGAGCAAATTGAACGGCCTGATGGTATGATGGGCGGCGTGGATGCGCAGTTCCTGGATGGAGTCGGCAAAGAAGAAGATCGATTATTGATTTTGTTAAATCTGGAAAACACGTTGGGTTTGGGTACGGAGATGAAAGTTGGCTAG
- a CDS encoding chemotaxis protein CheC: MTDDILNLSAMQLDALREIGNVGAGNSATALSQIIQRKIDMSVPQVSILPLADVPDVVGGPDVMVAGVYLRVFGPAPGSILFLLPRESAFALVDMLMGREYGHTETLSAMDESALMEIGNILAGAYLNALSFFTNLTLLPSIPALAMDMAGAILSVILIQLGQMGDHALVIETEFSSEVEGVKGHFFLIPDPGSLSIILSAIGVKE, encoded by the coding sequence TTGACTGATGATATCTTAAATCTATCGGCCATGCAATTAGATGCTTTGCGTGAAATTGGCAATGTCGGTGCAGGCAATTCTGCGACTGCATTATCACAGATTATTCAACGCAAGATTGATATGTCTGTACCCCAGGTTTCAATTTTACCTTTGGCGGATGTGCCGGATGTGGTTGGCGGACCGGATGTCATGGTGGCAGGGGTTTACCTTCGCGTTTTTGGTCCGGCTCCAGGAAGTATTCTGTTTTTATTACCAAGGGAAAGCGCCTTTGCCTTGGTAGACATGCTGATGGGCCGGGAGTATGGGCATACGGAGACCTTGTCGGCGATGGATGAATCCGCCTTGATGGAAATTGGTAATATTTTAGCGGGCGCATATCTAAACGCATTGTCTTTCTTTACCAATTTGACCCTGCTGCCATCTATTCCGGCTTTGGCTATGGATATGGCAGGTGCGATCTTAAGTGTAATTTTAATTCAATTGGGTCAAATGGGTGATCATGCGCTTGTAATCGAAACAGAATTCAGCAGCGAAGTGGAAGGTGTAAAAGGGCACTTTTTCCTAATTCCCGATCCCGGCTCTCTTAGCATCATTCTTTCAGCGATAGGGGTGAAAGAATAA
- a CDS encoding chemotaxis protein CheD (catalyzes the conversion of glutamine residues to glutamate on methyl-accepting chemotaxis receptors): protein MGELIKVGMADYKVGKVPASLVTYGLGSCIGIAFFDAATKVGGLAHIMLPDSKQARASDNPAKFADTALPLMLEDMLKLGAQKSRITAKIAGGAQMFAFANATDIMRVGERNADAVKAKLKQMEVRLLAEDTGGNYGRTVELNLENGIYYIKTIDKGQKEL from the coding sequence ATGGGAGAGCTGATAAAAGTAGGTATGGCGGATTACAAGGTCGGTAAGGTCCCGGCAAGCTTGGTAACCTACGGTTTGGGCTCCTGCATTGGTATTGCTTTCTTTGATGCTGCGACGAAAGTTGGCGGGTTGGCTCATATCATGCTACCTGACAGTAAGCAGGCAAGAGCTTCAGATAATCCTGCTAAATTTGCTGATACGGCTTTGCCGTTGATGCTGGAGGACATGCTGAAACTGGGCGCCCAAAAAAGCCGTATTACGGCGAAAATTGCCGGTGGAGCTCAAATGTTTGCATTTGCTAATGCTACGGACATTATGCGGGTGGGAGAACGAAACGCTGATGCTGTCAAAGCAAAATTGAAGCAAATGGAAGTCAGATTACTAGCGGAAGATACAGGCGGCAACTATGGCCGGACTGTTGAACTGAATTTGGAAAATGGTATATATTACATTAAAACCATTGATAAGGGACAAAAGGAATTGTAG
- a CDS encoding FliA/WhiG family RNA polymerase sigma factor encodes MPAEQKSQAQWDTLWQQYKANGQAVLRDQLIEHYLPLVRLVAGRLAISLPTYVDRDDLISNGFFGLLDAIERFDMQRGIKFETYASLRIRGAILDALRAQDWAPATLRHKARQYELAVQQVEHRFGRNASEEEVAQELGISAAQLQTLLQQLSVSTLLPLEEALQQEKQGKENNLSARIEVEEVQQTLAEAIEKLPEKEKIVVSLYYYDRLTLKEISLILKLSEARISQIHTKAIFRLRGALQSLRESLL; translated from the coding sequence ATGCCGGCAGAACAAAAGAGCCAGGCGCAATGGGACACTCTTTGGCAGCAATATAAGGCAAACGGACAAGCGGTATTGCGAGACCAACTCATTGAACATTACCTGCCTTTGGTGCGTTTGGTTGCGGGGCGTTTGGCCATTAGCCTTCCTACGTACGTTGACAGAGACGATTTGATTAGTAATGGTTTTTTTGGCTTGCTGGATGCTATTGAACGCTTTGATATGCAGCGGGGTATTAAATTTGAAACTTATGCTTCTTTGCGTATTCGCGGCGCCATACTTGATGCATTGCGGGCGCAGGATTGGGCGCCGGCGACGTTGCGGCACAAGGCGAGACAGTATGAGCTTGCGGTGCAGCAAGTAGAACATCGTTTTGGACGAAATGCCAGTGAAGAAGAAGTGGCGCAAGAGCTTGGCATTTCAGCCGCGCAATTACAAACTTTGTTGCAGCAGTTGAGCGTCAGTACTCTATTGCCTCTTGAAGAGGCGTTACAACAGGAAAAGCAAGGAAAAGAAAACAATTTGTCAGCAAGAATTGAAGTCGAAGAAGTGCAGCAAACGCTGGCGGAGGCGATCGAAAAATTGCCGGAAAAAGAAAAGATCGTTGTTAGCCTGTATTATTATGATCGCTTGACATTGAAGGAAATTAGCCTAATTTTAAAACTTTCTGAAGCGCGTATTTCACAAATTCACACGAAAGCAATTTTTCGCTTGCGAGGGGCCTTGCAGTCATTAAGGGAAAGCTTGCTCTAA
- a CDS encoding FapA family protein, with the protein MEDSTIKPQEVGFRLEHHPDGVYLTVDAACQTELQSMLQAVARETSEYDPEEIQKCLSEKTGQAVRIGLSLPLPEIKWMVSKDRMEVVLEIEAGEKCRKANPQDVITKLNAAGIVGGIDEEAVAKVCKHPGTSVVCAAGKKAVDGKNATINILINTDDSGRPAELEDGRVDFKNLNLFTVVESGQALAEKVPATPGEEGQDVLGNPVFPRPGKDIPLPIGKNVEIRDELIVVASLSGQFNYANRKISVLPIIEIKGDVDLSTGNVNFVGGVIVRGSVAEGFSVKAGENVEVHGSVCGGVVEGQNVFIKMGVQGMHKGRVQAEKNVVAKFIENAQVVAGEEVIVSEAILHSKVSAGKRIIVDGKRGMVIGGTITAGEEIRSKSLGTHMATNTEVEVGVNPMLREEHQALKRDLRKQELSLDQTQKALALLRSRDLNSLPPEKRDIMLKMTKAQFQLTGQVESMRARMVEIELSLEEMRNGRVRVMDTVYPGVKIVLGNLVKFIREPEKFVSFYAEDGDIHKGAYK; encoded by the coding sequence ATGGAAGATTCGACAATAAAACCACAGGAAGTGGGTTTCCGTTTGGAACATCACCCGGATGGCGTTTATTTGACAGTAGATGCAGCGTGTCAGACGGAATTGCAAAGCATGCTGCAGGCTGTTGCCCGCGAGACGAGCGAATACGATCCAGAGGAAATTCAAAAATGTCTGTCTGAAAAAACAGGGCAGGCTGTTCGTATAGGGCTATCATTGCCTTTGCCGGAGATCAAATGGATGGTCTCTAAAGACCGTATGGAAGTTGTACTGGAAATTGAGGCTGGTGAAAAGTGTCGTAAAGCAAATCCTCAGGATGTAATAACTAAGCTGAATGCCGCAGGAATTGTTGGCGGCATCGATGAAGAAGCGGTTGCCAAGGTTTGTAAGCATCCTGGAACGTCTGTTGTGTGTGCGGCAGGTAAGAAAGCCGTAGATGGGAAAAATGCGACAATCAATATTTTAATCAATACAGATGATTCTGGTCGCCCTGCGGAACTGGAGGATGGCCGAGTCGATTTTAAAAACTTGAACTTGTTTACTGTTGTAGAGAGTGGTCAGGCTTTGGCGGAGAAAGTGCCTGCTACACCTGGTGAAGAGGGGCAAGACGTATTAGGAAACCCAGTGTTTCCGAGGCCAGGCAAGGATATTCCGTTGCCGATTGGTAAAAACGTTGAAATTCGAGATGAACTGATAGTGGTGGCATCTCTTTCTGGACAATTTAATTATGCTAACCGGAAAATTAGCGTTTTGCCAATTATTGAAATTAAAGGCGATGTGGATTTATCTACGGGTAATGTTAATTTTGTCGGTGGCGTGATCGTGCGTGGTTCGGTTGCCGAGGGCTTTAGTGTTAAGGCGGGGGAAAATGTCGAGGTGCATGGTTCCGTGTGTGGCGGCGTTGTGGAAGGACAGAACGTTTTTATAAAAATGGGCGTTCAAGGCATGCATAAAGGGCGGGTTCAGGCGGAAAAGAATGTAGTGGCGAAGTTTATAGAAAATGCTCAGGTGGTGGCTGGCGAGGAAGTTATTGTCAGTGAAGCCATATTGCATTCCAAAGTTAGTGCAGGTAAGCGCATTATTGTTGATGGCAAGCGTGGCATGGTGATCGGTGGGACGATTACGGCTGGTGAGGAAATTCGCTCGAAAAGTCTTGGGACGCATATGGCAACGAATACGGAAGTGGAAGTGGGCGTAAATCCCATGTTGCGCGAAGAGCACCAAGCGTTAAAGAGAGACTTGCGCAAGCAGGAACTGAGTTTGGATCAAACGCAAAAAGCGTTAGCGCTGCTTCGTTCTAGAGATTTGAATTCATTGCCGCCGGAAAAGCGTGATATTATGCTGAAGATGACGAAAGCCCAGTTTCAATTGACTGGACAAGTGGAAAGCATGCGCGCCCGTATGGTGGAAATTGAACTGTCGCTGGAAGAAATGCGCAATGGCAGGGTGCGCGTTATGGATACCGTGTATCCAGGGGTGAAGATTGTCTTGGGAAATCTGGTCAAATTTATTCGTGAACCGGAAAAGTTTGTTTCGTTTTATGCGGAAGACGGCGATATTCATAAAGGTGCGTACAAGTAA
- the rpsB gene encoding 30S ribosomal protein S2, with protein sequence MAVISMKQLLEAGVHFGHQTRRWNPKMAPYIFTERNGIYIIDLQKTVKKVDEAYNFVRDLSADGGTLLFVGTKKQAQDAVREEAARCNMFFVNERWLGGMMTNFKTIQARISRLRKLEEMETNGVFEVLPKKEVLQLRHEMDRLQKFLGGIKNMRKLPSALFIIDPRKERIAVAEARNLGIPIVAIVDTNCDPDEIDHVIPGNDDAIRAVKLLTAKMADAILEGRQGEQHDEENAEVAVSEAAE encoded by the coding sequence ATGGCAGTAATTTCAATGAAACAGCTTCTCGAAGCAGGGGTGCACTTTGGTCATCAGACTCGGAGATGGAACCCCAAAATGGCTCCTTACATTTTCACGGAGCGCAATGGTATCTATATCATCGATTTGCAGAAAACCGTTAAAAAAGTAGATGAAGCGTACAACTTTGTACGGGATTTGTCTGCTGATGGCGGCACGTTGCTTTTCGTCGGTACGAAAAAGCAGGCGCAGGACGCTGTTCGTGAAGAAGCGGCTCGCTGCAATATGTTCTTTGTCAACGAACGTTGGCTGGGCGGTATGATGACCAACTTTAAAACCATTCAAGCGCGGATTAGCCGTCTGCGTAAGTTGGAAGAGATGGAAACAAACGGCGTATTCGAAGTATTGCCGAAAAAAGAAGTTCTGCAGTTACGTCACGAAATGGATCGTCTACAGAAATTCCTGGGCGGCATCAAGAACATGCGCAAACTTCCGTCTGCCTTGTTCATTATTGATCCTCGCAAAGAGCGCATCGCGGTAGCGGAAGCTCGCAATTTGGGGATTCCGATCGTGGCGATTGTTGATACTAACTGCGATCCTGATGAAATTGATCATGTAATTCCTGGCAACGATGACGCGATTCGTGCAGTTAAGCTGCTGACGGCCAAGATGGCGGATGCTATTTTGGAAGGCCGCCAAGGCGAACAGCATGATGAAGAAAATGCGGAAGTTGCTGTAAGCGAAGCCGCTGAATAA
- the tsf gene encoding translation elongation factor Ts — MITAAMVKELRERTGAGMMDCKKALGEVDGDMDKAVDFLREKGLAAAAKKAGRVAAEGLVESYIHGAGRIGVMVEVNCETDFVAKTDDFHGLAKDIAMQIAAANPLYVRREEVPTETLDHEKEILRAQALNEGKPAAIVEKMITGRIEKYYKEVCLMEQVFIKNPDLTITQLINEKISKIGENISIRRFTRYQLGDGIEKKENDFAAEVMAAVQG; from the coding sequence ATGATAACTGCTGCAATGGTAAAAGAGCTTCGGGAACGTACCGGAGCGGGCATGATGGACTGTAAAAAAGCTCTTGGTGAAGTTGACGGTGATATGGATAAAGCAGTTGACTTTTTGCGGGAAAAAGGGTTGGCAGCTGCTGCGAAAAAGGCTGGCCGCGTAGCGGCGGAAGGTTTAGTTGAATCCTATATTCATGGCGCTGGGCGTATTGGCGTTATGGTAGAAGTAAACTGTGAAACTGACTTCGTAGCCAAAACCGATGATTTTCATGGTTTGGCCAAGGATATTGCGATGCAGATTGCTGCAGCCAATCCATTGTATGTTCGGCGCGAGGAAGTTCCGACTGAAACGTTGGACCATGAAAAAGAAATTCTGCGCGCGCAGGCTCTTAACGAAGGCAAGCCAGCGGCTATTGTTGAAAAAATGATTACTGGACGTATTGAAAAATATTATAAAGAAGTTTGTTTAATGGAGCAGGTTTTCATTAAAAACCCGGACCTAACCATTACACAACTGATTAATGAAAAAATTTCCAAGATTGGTGAAAACATTAGCATTCGCCGCTTTACTCGCTATCAGTTGGGTGATGGCATTGAGAAAAAGGAAAATGATTTTGCAGCAGAGGTTATGGCTGCAGTACAAGGATAA
- the pyrH gene encoding UMP kinase has translation MTTAKYKRVVLKLSGEALAGGKGYGIDPDVAEGIAREIKEVRAVGVEVAIVVGGGNIWRGLRGSAQGMDRATADYMGMLATVINSLALQDALESEGVDTRVQTAIEMRQVAEPYIRRRAVRHLEKGRVVIFAAGTGNPYFSTDTTAALRAAEVEADAILMAKNNADGVYDSDPRSNPDAKKFKELEYLEILKRRLSVMDSTATSLCMDNEIPIIVFSMDKPGNILKAALGHDIGTVVGGKNCEC, from the coding sequence TTGACTACTGCAAAATATAAAAGAGTGGTCCTGAAACTGAGCGGAGAAGCTTTGGCAGGTGGAAAAGGCTACGGAATTGATCCGGATGTAGCGGAAGGCATTGCTCGTGAAATCAAGGAAGTGCGGGCGGTTGGCGTGGAAGTGGCCATTGTAGTAGGCGGAGGAAATATTTGGCGAGGGTTGCGCGGCAGTGCTCAGGGAATGGACCGAGCGACTGCCGACTATATGGGGATGTTGGCTACCGTTATTAATTCCTTGGCTTTGCAAGACGCGCTGGAAAGCGAAGGCGTTGATACGCGCGTACAAACGGCCATTGAAATGCGCCAAGTAGCAGAGCCGTATATTCGCCGGCGAGCTGTGCGCCATTTGGAAAAAGGCCGTGTAGTTATTTTTGCCGCTGGAACCGGAAATCCGTACTTTTCTACAGATACGACGGCGGCCTTGCGAGCTGCGGAAGTGGAAGCAGACGCTATTTTGATGGCGAAGAACAATGCAGATGGAGTATATGACTCCGACCCTCGTAGCAATCCGGATGCAAAGAAATTTAAAGAGTTAGAATACCTGGAGATTCTTAAGCGCCGCTTGTCGGTTATGGACTCGACGGCGACAAGCTTGTGCATGGACAATGAAATACCTATTATTGTCTTTAGCATGGATAAACCCGGTAATATTTTAAAAGCAGCTCTTGGTCATGATATAGGTACTGTTGTGGGAGGGAAGAATTGTGAGTGTTAA
- the frr gene encoding ribosome recycling factor, with protein sequence MKKSIEALRRELASLRAGRATPALLDKVMVDYYGTPTAINQVANISVPEPRMIVIQPWEKTLVGAIEKAILKSDLGLNPNSDGSAIRLVLPQLTQERRAELVKQVHKKAEETRVGIRNLRRDANDAIKKLEKDKIISEDEVKKAQEDTQKLTDKYIKDVDQVMAAKEKEILEL encoded by the coding sequence ATGAAAAAAAGCATTGAGGCTTTGCGGCGAGAGTTGGCTTCGTTGCGAGCTGGGCGCGCTACACCTGCATTGCTTGATAAAGTTATGGTTGATTATTATGGAACGCCTACGGCTATTAACCAGGTGGCGAATATCAGCGTGCCGGAGCCGCGGATGATCGTGATTCAGCCTTGGGAAAAAACTCTTGTCGGTGCCATTGAAAAAGCGATTTTAAAGTCGGATCTAGGGCTAAACCCGAATAGTGACGGCAGCGCGATTCGTCTTGTTTTACCGCAGTTGACACAAGAGCGTCGTGCGGAATTGGTAAAACAAGTACACAAGAAAGCGGAAGAAACTCGGGTTGGCATTCGCAATTTGCGTCGTGATGCTAATGATGCAATCAAAAAATTGGAAAAAGATAAAATTATTTCTGAAGACGAAGTTAAAAAAGCACAAGAGGATACTCAGAAATTGACAGACAAGTATATTAAAGACGTGGACCAGGTTATGGCAGCCAAGGAAAAAGAGATTCTCGAACTGTAA